One region of Gorilla gorilla gorilla isolate KB3781 chromosome 13, NHGRI_mGorGor1-v2.1_pri, whole genome shotgun sequence genomic DNA includes:
- the TRMO gene encoding tRNA (adenine(37)-N6)-methyltransferase isoform X6: MRGLEEPGPRPTATPCGCVKPALETGNLLTEPVGYLESCFSAKNGTPRQPSICSYSRACLRIRKRIFNNPEHSLMGLEQFSHVWILFVFHKNGHLSCKAKVQPPRLNGAKTGVFSTRSPHRPNAIGLTLAKLEKVEGGAIYLSGIDMIHGTPVLDIKPYIAEYDSPQNVMEPLADFNLQNNRHTPNTVSQSDSKTDSCDQRQLSGCDEPQPHHSTKKKPKCPEDRTSEENYLTHSDTAKIEQAFPMHREIAADFGLESGCDQSSSVAEEQIGPYCPEKSFSEKGTDKKLERVEGAAVLQGSRAETQPMAPHCPAGRADRAPRSVVPAWVTEAPVATLEVRFTPHAEMDLGQLSSQGFLKCYSPRESRRRLNKNESLHHLLNFYHDLGTGLCAFRTLGGG; encoded by the exons ATGCGCGGCTTGGAGGAGCCGGGGCCTCGGCCTACAGCGACCCCGTGCGGCTGCGTGAAGCCGGCTCTGGAGACAG GGAATCTTTTAACTGAGCCAGTCGGCTACTTGGAATCTTGTTTCTCGGCCAAGAATGGTACTCCAAGACAGCCATCCATTTGTAGCTATTCTCGAGCCTGTCTGAGGATTAGAAAGAGGATCTTTAATAATCCTGAACATTCCTTGATGGGCCTAGAACAGTTTTCTCATGTTTG gattttgtttgtttttcacaaaAATGGTCATTTGAGCTGTAAGGCAAAAGTGCAGCCTCCTAGGCTGAACGGTGCAAAGACTGGAGTTTTTTCCACAAGGAGCCCTCATCGTCCCAATGCAATAGGACTGACCCTGGCCAAGCTGGAAAAGGTAGAAG GTGGAGCTATATACCTTTCTGGAATTGACATGATACATGGCACACCCGTACTAGACATCAAGCCCTATATAGCTGAGTATGACTCACCGCAAAATGTGATGGAGCCTTTAGCAGACTTTAATTTACAGAATAACCGACATACACCAAACACTGTGTCCCAGTCTGACAGCAAGACTGACAGCTGTGACCAGCGACAGCTCTCAGGGTGTGATGAGCCACAACCCCACCATAGCACTAAGAAGAAACCTAAATGTCCTGAAGACAGAACTTCAGAAGAAAACTACCTGACACACAGTGACACAGCCAAAATTGAGCAAGCATTTCCTATGCACAGGGAGATAGCAGCGGATTTTGGTTTGGAATCAGGATGTGATCAGAGTTCCAGCGTGGCAGAAGAACAAATTGGCCCATATTGCCCAGAGAAGAGCTTTTCAGAGAAAGGTACAGACAAGAAGCTAGAAAGAGTGGAAGGAGCAGCAGTCTTGCAAGGAAgcagggcagagacacagcccATGGCCCCTCACTGCCCTGCTGGAAGGGCTGATAGAGCTCCCCGCAGCGTggttcctgcctgggtgacagaggctcCTGTGGCCACTTTAGAAGTGCGGTTTACTCCTCATGCCGAGATGGACCTTGGGCAGCTCAGTTCACAAG GGTTTTTAAAATGCTACAGTCCCAGAGAAAGCAGGAGAAGactcaataaaaatgaaagcctGCATCACTTACTGAACTTTTATCATGACCTTGGAACTGGACTATGTGCTTTTCGTACATTGGGTGGAGGTTGA
- the TRMO gene encoding tRNA (adenine(37)-N6)-methyltransferase isoform X2 produces MCFGERDDVIWLVPLCWNLLTEPVGYLESCFSAKNGTPRQPSICSYSRACLRIRKRIFNNPEHSLMGLEQFSHVWILFVFHKNGHLSCKAKVQPPRLNGAKTGVFSTRSPHRPNAIGLTLAKLEKVEGGAIYLSGIDMIHGTPVLDIKPYIAEYDSPQNVMEPLADFNLQNNRHTPNTVSQSDSKTDSCDQRQLSGCDEPQPHHSTKKKPKCPEDRTSEENYLTHSDTAKIEQAFPMHREIAADFGLESGCDQSSSVAEEQIGPYCPEKSFSEKGTDKKLERVEGAAVLQGSRAETQPMAPHCPAGRADRAPRSVVPAWVTEAPVATLEVRFTPHAEMDLGQLSSQDVGQASFKYFQSAEEAKRAIEAVLSADPRSVYRRKLCQDRLFYFTVDIAHVTCWFGDGFAEVLRIKPASEPIHMTGPVGSLVSLGS; encoded by the exons ATGTGCTTTGGCGAGCGGGATGACGTCATCTGGCTTGTTCCGCTTTGTT GGAATCTTTTAACTGAGCCAGTCGGCTACTTGGAATCTTGTTTCTCGGCCAAGAATGGTACTCCAAGACAGCCATCCATTTGTAGCTATTCTCGAGCCTGTCTGAGGATTAGAAAGAGGATCTTTAATAATCCTGAACATTCCTTGATGGGCCTAGAACAGTTTTCTCATGTTTG gattttgtttgtttttcacaaaAATGGTCATTTGAGCTGTAAGGCAAAAGTGCAGCCTCCTAGGCTGAACGGTGCAAAGACTGGAGTTTTTTCCACAAGGAGCCCTCATCGTCCCAATGCAATAGGACTGACCCTGGCCAAGCTGGAAAAGGTAGAAG GTGGAGCTATATACCTTTCTGGAATTGACATGATACATGGCACACCCGTACTAGACATCAAGCCCTATATAGCTGAGTATGACTCACCGCAAAATGTGATGGAGCCTTTAGCAGACTTTAATTTACAGAATAACCGACATACACCAAACACTGTGTCCCAGTCTGACAGCAAGACTGACAGCTGTGACCAGCGACAGCTCTCAGGGTGTGATGAGCCACAACCCCACCATAGCACTAAGAAGAAACCTAAATGTCCTGAAGACAGAACTTCAGAAGAAAACTACCTGACACACAGTGACACAGCCAAAATTGAGCAAGCATTTCCTATGCACAGGGAGATAGCAGCGGATTTTGGTTTGGAATCAGGATGTGATCAGAGTTCCAGCGTGGCAGAAGAACAAATTGGCCCATATTGCCCAGAGAAGAGCTTTTCAGAGAAAGGTACAGACAAGAAGCTAGAAAGAGTGGAAGGAGCAGCAGTCTTGCAAGGAAgcagggcagagacacagcccATGGCCCCTCACTGCCCTGCTGGAAGGGCTGATAGAGCTCCCCGCAGCGTggttcctgcctgggtgacagaggctcCTGTGGCCACTTTAGAAGTGCGGTTTACTCCTCATGCCGAGATGGACCTTGGGCAGCTCAGTTCACAAG ATGTTGGTCAGGcgtcatttaaatattttcagtcaGCAGAGGAAGCAAAGCGTGCCATTGAGGCTGTGCTGTCAGCGGATCCTCGGTCTGTGTACCGCCGGAAGCTTTGCCAGGACCGCCTTTTCTACTTTACTGTAGACATAGCGCATGTCACTTGCTGGTTTGGTGATGGCTTTGCAGAGGTGCTGAGGATCAAGCCGGCTTCTGAGCCTATTCATATGACTGGCCCTGTGGGGTCCTTGGTGTCTCTAGGGTCTTAA
- the TRMO gene encoding tRNA (adenine(37)-N6)-methyltransferase isoform X1: MRGLEEPGPRPTATPCGCVKPALETGNLLTEPVGYLESCFSAKNGTPRQPSICSYSRACLRIRKRIFNNPEHSLMGLEQFSHVWILFVFHKNGHLSCKAKVQPPRLNGAKTGVFSTRSPHRPNAIGLTLAKLEKVEGGAIYLSGIDMIHGTPVLDIKPYIAEYDSPQNVMEPLADFNLQNNRHTPNTVSQSDSKTDSCDQRQLSGCDEPQPHHSTKKKPKCPEDRTSEENYLTHSDTAKIEQAFPMHREIAADFGLESGCDQSSSVAEEQIGPYCPEKSFSEKGTDKKLERVEGAAVLQGSRAETQPMAPHCPAGRADRAPRSVVPAWVTEAPVATLEVRFTPHAEMDLGQLSSQDVGQASFKYFQSAEEAKRAIEAVLSADPRSVYRRKLCQDRLFYFTVDIAHVTCWFGDGFAEVLRIKPASEPIHMTGPVGSLVSLGS; this comes from the exons ATGCGCGGCTTGGAGGAGCCGGGGCCTCGGCCTACAGCGACCCCGTGCGGCTGCGTGAAGCCGGCTCTGGAGACAG GGAATCTTTTAACTGAGCCAGTCGGCTACTTGGAATCTTGTTTCTCGGCCAAGAATGGTACTCCAAGACAGCCATCCATTTGTAGCTATTCTCGAGCCTGTCTGAGGATTAGAAAGAGGATCTTTAATAATCCTGAACATTCCTTGATGGGCCTAGAACAGTTTTCTCATGTTTG gattttgtttgtttttcacaaaAATGGTCATTTGAGCTGTAAGGCAAAAGTGCAGCCTCCTAGGCTGAACGGTGCAAAGACTGGAGTTTTTTCCACAAGGAGCCCTCATCGTCCCAATGCAATAGGACTGACCCTGGCCAAGCTGGAAAAGGTAGAAG GTGGAGCTATATACCTTTCTGGAATTGACATGATACATGGCACACCCGTACTAGACATCAAGCCCTATATAGCTGAGTATGACTCACCGCAAAATGTGATGGAGCCTTTAGCAGACTTTAATTTACAGAATAACCGACATACACCAAACACTGTGTCCCAGTCTGACAGCAAGACTGACAGCTGTGACCAGCGACAGCTCTCAGGGTGTGATGAGCCACAACCCCACCATAGCACTAAGAAGAAACCTAAATGTCCTGAAGACAGAACTTCAGAAGAAAACTACCTGACACACAGTGACACAGCCAAAATTGAGCAAGCATTTCCTATGCACAGGGAGATAGCAGCGGATTTTGGTTTGGAATCAGGATGTGATCAGAGTTCCAGCGTGGCAGAAGAACAAATTGGCCCATATTGCCCAGAGAAGAGCTTTTCAGAGAAAGGTACAGACAAGAAGCTAGAAAGAGTGGAAGGAGCAGCAGTCTTGCAAGGAAgcagggcagagacacagcccATGGCCCCTCACTGCCCTGCTGGAAGGGCTGATAGAGCTCCCCGCAGCGTggttcctgcctgggtgacagaggctcCTGTGGCCACTTTAGAAGTGCGGTTTACTCCTCATGCCGAGATGGACCTTGGGCAGCTCAGTTCACAAG ATGTTGGTCAGGcgtcatttaaatattttcagtcaGCAGAGGAAGCAAAGCGTGCCATTGAGGCTGTGCTGTCAGCGGATCCTCGGTCTGTGTACCGCCGGAAGCTTTGCCAGGACCGCCTTTTCTACTTTACTGTAGACATAGCGCATGTCACTTGCTGGTTTGGTGATGGCTTTGCAGAGGTGCTGAGGATCAAGCCGGCTTCTGAGCCTATTCATATGACTGGCCCTGTGGGGTCCTTGGTGTCTCTAGGGTCTTAA
- the TRMO gene encoding tRNA (adenine(37)-N6)-methyltransferase isoform X3: protein MRRVGTSATSSHARLGGAGASAYSDPVRLREAGSGDRILFVFHKNGHLSCKAKVQPPRLNGAKTGVFSTRSPHRPNAIGLTLAKLEKVEGGAIYLSGIDMIHGTPVLDIKPYIAEYDSPQNVMEPLADFNLQNNRHTPNTVSQSDSKTDSCDQRQLSGCDEPQPHHSTKKKPKCPEDRTSEENYLTHSDTAKIEQAFPMHREIAADFGLESGCDQSSSVAEEQIGPYCPEKSFSEKGTDKKLERVEGAAVLQGSRAETQPMAPHCPAGRADRAPRSVVPAWVTEAPVATLEVRFTPHAEMDLGQLSSQDVGQASFKYFQSAEEAKRAIEAVLSADPRSVYRRKLCQDRLFYFTVDIAHVTCWFGDGFAEVLRIKPASEPIHMTGPVGSLVSLGS from the exons ATGCGTCGGGTGGGCACCTCAGCAACCAGTAGCCATGCGCGGCTTGGAGGAGCCGGGGCCTCGGCCTACAGCGACCCCGTGCGGCTGCGTGAAGCCGGCTCTGGAGACAG gattttgtttgtttttcacaaaAATGGTCATTTGAGCTGTAAGGCAAAAGTGCAGCCTCCTAGGCTGAACGGTGCAAAGACTGGAGTTTTTTCCACAAGGAGCCCTCATCGTCCCAATGCAATAGGACTGACCCTGGCCAAGCTGGAAAAGGTAGAAG GTGGAGCTATATACCTTTCTGGAATTGACATGATACATGGCACACCCGTACTAGACATCAAGCCCTATATAGCTGAGTATGACTCACCGCAAAATGTGATGGAGCCTTTAGCAGACTTTAATTTACAGAATAACCGACATACACCAAACACTGTGTCCCAGTCTGACAGCAAGACTGACAGCTGTGACCAGCGACAGCTCTCAGGGTGTGATGAGCCACAACCCCACCATAGCACTAAGAAGAAACCTAAATGTCCTGAAGACAGAACTTCAGAAGAAAACTACCTGACACACAGTGACACAGCCAAAATTGAGCAAGCATTTCCTATGCACAGGGAGATAGCAGCGGATTTTGGTTTGGAATCAGGATGTGATCAGAGTTCCAGCGTGGCAGAAGAACAAATTGGCCCATATTGCCCAGAGAAGAGCTTTTCAGAGAAAGGTACAGACAAGAAGCTAGAAAGAGTGGAAGGAGCAGCAGTCTTGCAAGGAAgcagggcagagacacagcccATGGCCCCTCACTGCCCTGCTGGAAGGGCTGATAGAGCTCCCCGCAGCGTggttcctgcctgggtgacagaggctcCTGTGGCCACTTTAGAAGTGCGGTTTACTCCTCATGCCGAGATGGACCTTGGGCAGCTCAGTTCACAAG ATGTTGGTCAGGcgtcatttaaatattttcagtcaGCAGAGGAAGCAAAGCGTGCCATTGAGGCTGTGCTGTCAGCGGATCCTCGGTCTGTGTACCGCCGGAAGCTTTGCCAGGACCGCCTTTTCTACTTTACTGTAGACATAGCGCATGTCACTTGCTGGTTTGGTGATGGCTTTGCAGAGGTGCTGAGGATCAAGCCGGCTTCTGAGCCTATTCATATGACTGGCCCTGTGGGGTCCTTGGTGTCTCTAGGGTCTTAA
- the TRMO gene encoding tRNA (adenine(37)-N6)-methyltransferase isoform X5 — protein sequence MIHGTPVLDIKPYIAEYDSPQNVMEPLADFNLQNNRHTPNTVSQSDSKTDSCDQRQLSGCDEPQPHHSTKKKPKCPEDRTSEENYLTHSDTAKIEQAFPMHREIAADFGLESGCDQSSSVAEEQIGPYCPEKSFSEKGTDKKLERVEGAAVLQGSRAETQPMAPHCPAGRADRAPRSVVPAWVTEAPVATLEVRFTPHAEMDLGQLSSQDVGQASFKYFQSAEEAKRAIEAVLSADPRSVYRRKLCQDRLFYFTVDIAHVTCWFGDGFAEVLRIKPASEPIHMTGPVGSLVSLGS from the exons ATGATACATGGCACACCCGTACTAGACATCAAGCCCTATATAGCTGAGTATGACTCACCGCAAAATGTGATGGAGCCTTTAGCAGACTTTAATTTACAGAATAACCGACATACACCAAACACTGTGTCCCAGTCTGACAGCAAGACTGACAGCTGTGACCAGCGACAGCTCTCAGGGTGTGATGAGCCACAACCCCACCATAGCACTAAGAAGAAACCTAAATGTCCTGAAGACAGAACTTCAGAAGAAAACTACCTGACACACAGTGACACAGCCAAAATTGAGCAAGCATTTCCTATGCACAGGGAGATAGCAGCGGATTTTGGTTTGGAATCAGGATGTGATCAGAGTTCCAGCGTGGCAGAAGAACAAATTGGCCCATATTGCCCAGAGAAGAGCTTTTCAGAGAAAGGTACAGACAAGAAGCTAGAAAGAGTGGAAGGAGCAGCAGTCTTGCAAGGAAgcagggcagagacacagcccATGGCCCCTCACTGCCCTGCTGGAAGGGCTGATAGAGCTCCCCGCAGCGTggttcctgcctgggtgacagaggctcCTGTGGCCACTTTAGAAGTGCGGTTTACTCCTCATGCCGAGATGGACCTTGGGCAGCTCAGTTCACAAG ATGTTGGTCAGGcgtcatttaaatattttcagtcaGCAGAGGAAGCAAAGCGTGCCATTGAGGCTGTGCTGTCAGCGGATCCTCGGTCTGTGTACCGCCGGAAGCTTTGCCAGGACCGCCTTTTCTACTTTACTGTAGACATAGCGCATGTCACTTGCTGGTTTGGTGATGGCTTTGCAGAGGTGCTGAGGATCAAGCCGGCTTCTGAGCCTATTCATATGACTGGCCCTGTGGGGTCCTTGGTGTCTCTAGGGTCTTAA
- the TRMO gene encoding tRNA (adenine(37)-N6)-methyltransferase isoform X4 has translation MGLEQFSHVWILFVFHKNGHLSCKAKVQPPRLNGAKTGVFSTRSPHRPNAIGLTLAKLEKVEGGAIYLSGIDMIHGTPVLDIKPYIAEYDSPQNVMEPLADFNLQNNRHTPNTVSQSDSKTDSCDQRQLSGCDEPQPHHSTKKKPKCPEDRTSEENYLTHSDTAKIEQAFPMHREIAADFGLESGCDQSSSVAEEQIGPYCPEKSFSEKGTDKKLERVEGAAVLQGSRAETQPMAPHCPAGRADRAPRSVVPAWVTEAPVATLEVRFTPHAEMDLGQLSSQDVGQASFKYFQSAEEAKRAIEAVLSADPRSVYRRKLCQDRLFYFTVDIAHVTCWFGDGFAEVLRIKPASEPIHMTGPVGSLVSLGS, from the exons ATGGGCCTAGAACAGTTTTCTCATGTTTG gattttgtttgtttttcacaaaAATGGTCATTTGAGCTGTAAGGCAAAAGTGCAGCCTCCTAGGCTGAACGGTGCAAAGACTGGAGTTTTTTCCACAAGGAGCCCTCATCGTCCCAATGCAATAGGACTGACCCTGGCCAAGCTGGAAAAGGTAGAAG GTGGAGCTATATACCTTTCTGGAATTGACATGATACATGGCACACCCGTACTAGACATCAAGCCCTATATAGCTGAGTATGACTCACCGCAAAATGTGATGGAGCCTTTAGCAGACTTTAATTTACAGAATAACCGACATACACCAAACACTGTGTCCCAGTCTGACAGCAAGACTGACAGCTGTGACCAGCGACAGCTCTCAGGGTGTGATGAGCCACAACCCCACCATAGCACTAAGAAGAAACCTAAATGTCCTGAAGACAGAACTTCAGAAGAAAACTACCTGACACACAGTGACACAGCCAAAATTGAGCAAGCATTTCCTATGCACAGGGAGATAGCAGCGGATTTTGGTTTGGAATCAGGATGTGATCAGAGTTCCAGCGTGGCAGAAGAACAAATTGGCCCATATTGCCCAGAGAAGAGCTTTTCAGAGAAAGGTACAGACAAGAAGCTAGAAAGAGTGGAAGGAGCAGCAGTCTTGCAAGGAAgcagggcagagacacagcccATGGCCCCTCACTGCCCTGCTGGAAGGGCTGATAGAGCTCCCCGCAGCGTggttcctgcctgggtgacagaggctcCTGTGGCCACTTTAGAAGTGCGGTTTACTCCTCATGCCGAGATGGACCTTGGGCAGCTCAGTTCACAAG ATGTTGGTCAGGcgtcatttaaatattttcagtcaGCAGAGGAAGCAAAGCGTGCCATTGAGGCTGTGCTGTCAGCGGATCCTCGGTCTGTGTACCGCCGGAAGCTTTGCCAGGACCGCCTTTTCTACTTTACTGTAGACATAGCGCATGTCACTTGCTGGTTTGGTGATGGCTTTGCAGAGGTGCTGAGGATCAAGCCGGCTTCTGAGCCTATTCATATGACTGGCCCTGTGGGGTCCTTGGTGTCTCTAGGGTCTTAA
- the HEMGN gene encoding hemogen isoform X2, whose product MDLGKDQSHLKHHQTPDPHQEENHSPEVIGTWSLRNRELLRKRKAEVHEKETSQWLFGEQKKRKQQRTGKGNRRGRKRQQNTELKVEPQPQIEKEIVEKALAPIEKKTEPPGSITKVFPSVASPQKVVPEEHFSEICQESNIYQENFSEYQEIAVQNHSSETCQHVAEPEDLSPKMYQEISVLQDNSSKICQDMKEPEDNSPNTCQVISVIQDHPFKMYQDMAKREDLAPKMCQEAAVPKILPCPTSEDTADLAGCSLQAYPKPDVPKGYILDTDQNPAEPEEYNETDQGIAETEGLFPKIQEIAEPKDLSTKTHQESAEPKYLPHKTCNKIIVSKAPSHKTIQETPHSEDYSIEINQETPGSENYSPETYQEIPGLEEYSPEIYQETSQLEEYSPEIYQETPGPEDLSTETYKNKDVPKECFPEPHQETGGPQGQDPKAHQEDAKDVYTFPQEMKEKPKEEPGIPAILNESHLENDVYSYVLF is encoded by the exons ATGGATTTGGGAAAGGACCAATCTCATTTGAAGCACCATCAGACACCTGACCCTCATCAAGAAGAGAACCATTCTCCAG AAGTCATTGGAACCTGGAGTTTGAGAAACAGAGAActacttagaaaaagaaaagctgaagtgCATGAAAAGGAAACATCACAGTGGCTATTTGG AGAACAGAAAAAACGCAAGCAGCAGAGAACAGGAAAAGGAAATCGAAGAGGCAGAAAGAGACAACAAAACACAGAACTGAAGGTGGAGCCTCAGCCacagatagaaaaggaaatagtggAGAAAGCACTGGCACCAATAGAGAAAAAAACTGAGCCACCTGGGAGCATAACCAAAGTATTTCCTTCAGTAGCCTCCCCGCAAAAAGTTGTGCCTGAGGAACACTTTTCTGAAATATGTCAAGAAAGTAACATATATCAGGAGAATTTTTCTGAGTACCAAGAAATAGCAGTACAAAACCATTCTTCTGAAACATGCCAACATGTGGCTGAACCTGAAGACCTCTCTCCTAAAATGTACCAAGAAATATCTGTActtcaagacaattcttccaaaaTATGCCAAGACATGAAGGAACCTGAAGACAACTCTCCTAACACATGCCAAGTAATATCTGTAATTCAAGACCATCCTTTCAAAATGTACCAAGATATGGCTAAACGAGAAGATCTGGCTCCTAAAATGTGCCAAGAAGCTGCTGTACCCAAAATCCTTCCTTGTCCAACATCTGAAGACACAGCTGATCTGGCAGGATGCTCTCTTCAAGCATATCCAAAACCAGATGTGCCTAAAGGCTATATTCTTGACACAGACCAAAATCCAGCAGAACCAGAGGAATACAATGAAACAGATCAAGGAATAGCTGAGACAGAAGGCCTTTTTcctaaaatacaagaaatagcTGAGCCTAAAGACCTTTCTACAAAAACACACCAAGAATCAGCTGAACCTAAATACCTTCCTCATaaaacatgtaacaaaattattGTGTCTAAAGCCCCCTCTCATAAAACAATCCAAGAAACACCTCATTCTGAAGACTATTCAATTGAAATAAACCAAGAAACACCTGGGTCTGAAAACTATTCACCTGAAACGTATCAAGAAATACCTGGGCTTGAAGAATATTCACCTGAAATATACCAAGAAACATCCCAGCTTGAAGAATATTCACCTGAAATATACCAAGAAACACCGGGGCCTGAAGACCTCTCTACTGAGACATATAAAAATAAGGATGTGCCTAAAGAATGCTTTCCAGAACCACACCAAGAAACAGGTGGGCCCCAAGGCCAGGATCCTAAAGCACACCAGGAAGATGCTAAAGATGTTTATACTTTTCCTCAAG aaatgaaagaaaaacccaAAGAAGAGCCAGGAATACCAGCAATTCTGAATGAGAGTCATCTAGAAAATGATGTCTAtagttatgttttgttttaa